A single region of the Silene latifolia isolate original U9 population chromosome 8, ASM4854445v1, whole genome shotgun sequence genome encodes:
- the LOC141596043 gene encoding uncharacterized protein LOC141596043 isoform X2, producing MATGNTLQMSIKILLISTGLILLAILFSSADIPAIYSAFKSWLRPPYLYFIINGIIITIVASSRLHHNHHASPSPLEGDIHVPPLQLERETHAPEQQQNKVSMFVKDVDVEEIKEVMVACEVRKPLEYEIVQESKAMEYEFEEESVGLVAEAEVEAEAVEVDRFSWGSKPPVPLARQEALVDLLSQRPPAVSRFGHNRRPAKGGKVLRKVAKPKKQDTLESTWKAITEGRHIPLTRHLKKSDTWENNNNNNDHQIDLLNDLPPIQEVKKSQTFTDRTNYTSPRVTPSITKLKKEPSLGQDELNRRVEAFINKFNEDMRLQRQQSMQQFMEMINRAA from the exons ATGGCAACCGGAAACACACTACAAATGTCAATAAAAATACTACTAATCTCAACCGGCCTCATCCTCCTAGCCATCCTCTTTTCCTCGGCCGACATCCCGGCGATATACTCTGcgttcaaatcctggctccgcccccCTTACCTTTACTTCATCATAAACGGTATCATTATCACTATCGTCGCCTCCTCCCGtctccaccacaaccaccacgcGTCACCTTCTCCACTGGAGGGTGACATCCACGTGCCGCCACTTCAGCTGGAGCGTGAGACCCACGCGCCGGAGCAGCAGCAGAATAAGGTGTCCATGTTTGTGAAGGATGTCGATGTTGAAGAGATTAAAGAGGTGATGGTGGCGTGTGAGGTACGTAAGCCTTTGGAGTATGAGATTGTGCAAGAGAGTAAGGCCATGGAGTATGAATTTGAGGAAGAGAGTGTGGGGTTGGTGGCAGAGGCAGAGGTGGAGGCGGAGGCGGTTGAAGTGGATAGGTTTAGTTGGGGTTCAAAGCCTCCTGTCCCGTTAGCGAGACAGGAGGCGTTGGTGGATTTACTCTCCCAGCGTCCGCCGGCTGTGTCCAGGTTTGGACATAACCGACGTCCTGCTAAAG GTGGAAAAGTATTGAGAAAAGTGGCTAAGCCGAAGAAGCAAGACACCTTAGAGAGCACTTGGAAAGCTATAACCGAAGGGCGTCACATCCCTTTAACAAGGCACCTGAAAAAGTCTGATACATGggagaataacaacaacaacaacgaccaTCAGATCGACTTGCTCAACGACTTACCTCCGATACAAGAGGTGAAGAAATCTCAAACGTTTACTGATCGTACCAACTACACCTCACCACGTGTCACCCCCTCGATTACCAAGCTTAAAAAGGAGCCCTCGTTGGGTCAAGACGAGTTGAATCGCCGAGTTGAGGCGTTTATTAACAAGTTTAATGAGGATATGAGGTTGCAAAGACAACAGTCCATGCAACAATTTATGGAGATGATTAATCGAGCTGCTTAA
- the LOC141596043 gene encoding uncharacterized protein LOC141596043 isoform X1, with protein sequence MATGNTLQMSIKILLISTGLILLAILFSSADIPAIYSAFKSWLRPPYLYFIINGIIITIVASSRLHHNHHASPSPLEGDIHVPPLQLERETHAPEQQQNKVSMFVKDVDVEEIKEVMVACEVRKPLEYEIVQESKAMEYEFEEESVGLVAEAEVEAEAVEVDRFSWGSKPPVPLARQEALVDLLSQRPPAVSRFGHNRRPAKGPIGGGKVLRKVAKPKKQDTLESTWKAITEGRHIPLTRHLKKSDTWENNNNNNDHQIDLLNDLPPIQEVKKSQTFTDRTNYTSPRVTPSITKLKKEPSLGQDELNRRVEAFINKFNEDMRLQRQQSMQQFMEMINRAA encoded by the exons ATGGCAACCGGAAACACACTACAAATGTCAATAAAAATACTACTAATCTCAACCGGCCTCATCCTCCTAGCCATCCTCTTTTCCTCGGCCGACATCCCGGCGATATACTCTGcgttcaaatcctggctccgcccccCTTACCTTTACTTCATCATAAACGGTATCATTATCACTATCGTCGCCTCCTCCCGtctccaccacaaccaccacgcGTCACCTTCTCCACTGGAGGGTGACATCCACGTGCCGCCACTTCAGCTGGAGCGTGAGACCCACGCGCCGGAGCAGCAGCAGAATAAGGTGTCCATGTTTGTGAAGGATGTCGATGTTGAAGAGATTAAAGAGGTGATGGTGGCGTGTGAGGTACGTAAGCCTTTGGAGTATGAGATTGTGCAAGAGAGTAAGGCCATGGAGTATGAATTTGAGGAAGAGAGTGTGGGGTTGGTGGCAGAGGCAGAGGTGGAGGCGGAGGCGGTTGAAGTGGATAGGTTTAGTTGGGGTTCAAAGCCTCCTGTCCCGTTAGCGAGACAGGAGGCGTTGGTGGATTTACTCTCCCAGCGTCCGCCGGCTGTGTCCAGGTTTGGACATAACCGACGTCCTGCTAAAGGTCCTATTGGAG GTGGAAAAGTATTGAGAAAAGTGGCTAAGCCGAAGAAGCAAGACACCTTAGAGAGCACTTGGAAAGCTATAACCGAAGGGCGTCACATCCCTTTAACAAGGCACCTGAAAAAGTCTGATACATGggagaataacaacaacaacaacgaccaTCAGATCGACTTGCTCAACGACTTACCTCCGATACAAGAGGTGAAGAAATCTCAAACGTTTACTGATCGTACCAACTACACCTCACCACGTGTCACCCCCTCGATTACCAAGCTTAAAAAGGAGCCCTCGTTGGGTCAAGACGAGTTGAATCGCCGAGTTGAGGCGTTTATTAACAAGTTTAATGAGGATATGAGGTTGCAAAGACAACAGTCCATGCAACAATTTATGGAGATGATTAATCGAGCTGCTTAA